Proteins co-encoded in one Oncorhynchus kisutch isolate 150728-3 linkage group LG1, Okis_V2, whole genome shotgun sequence genomic window:
- the LOC109905491 gene encoding sodium-dependent neutral amino acid transporter SLC6A17, with amino-acid sequence MRKNSKVTQREHTSEHVTESVADLLAHEAPLDYKNSSLNVGGVPGKKIVLEPPENDGRPAWNSKLQYILAQVGFSVGLGNVWRFPYLCQKNGGGAYLVPYFILLVLIGVPLFFLELAVGQKIRRGSIGVWNYVCPQLGGIGVSSLMVCGFVGLYYNVIIGWSIFYFFQSFQYPLPWAECPIRRNGSLAIVEPECEKSSATTYFWYRQTLNTTSTIADSGGLNVKMTLSLLVAWIIVCLAVIRGIASSGKVMYFSSLFPYVVLFCFLVRGLLLKGAVDGIAHMFTPKLEKMLEPQVWREAATQVFFALGLGFGGVIAFSSYNKIDNNCHFDAVLVSFINFVTSILATLVVFAVLGFKANLMNEKCVMENGEKILGYLNSNVLSHDLIPPHVNFSQLSTVDYAEIYAVIKTVKEGSFAELSLDPCVLEDELNKSVQGTGLAFIAFTEAMTHFPASPFWSVMFFFMLINLGLGSMIGTMTGITTPVLDTYKVQKELFTVCCCIIAFFCGLLFVQRSGNYFVTMFDDYSAGLPLTVVVILENVSVAWIYGTKRFMQDLEDMLGFRPHAFYFYMWKYVSPCCLIVLITATVIEMAISPPGYNAWVEELAQERFQSYPPWALAMCFSLIVVAMLPLPVVFIARYFNLMSDGSNKLSVSYRKSMMKDISNLEEVDEARSILGKNPGETPSPKPPSQAYLGPPGTNPLENPNSLSPNSCYGTSYQNAISPPPPPPLSPPPPLSPTHDHCPSSSCPSPSLTLDP; translated from the exons ATGCGTAAGAACAGTAAGGTGACGCAGCGTGAGCATACCAGTGAGCATGTCACAGAGTCGGTGGCAGACCTGCTCGCTCACGAAGCGCCGCTCGACTACAAGAACAGTTCTCTGAATGTTGGAGGGGTACCCGGGAAGAAGATTGTTCTCGAGCCCCCCGAGAACGATGGCCGCCCAGCCTGGAACAGCAAACTTCAGTACATTCTGGCCCAGGTGGGCTTCTCTGTGGGGCTAGGAAACGTCTGGCGCTTCCCTTACCTGTGCCAAAAGAATGGAGGAG GTGCCTATCTGGTTCCGTATTTCATCCTCCTCGTCCTCATCGGCGTCCCGCTCTTCTTCCTGGAGCTAGCGGTGGGCCAGAAGATCCGACGTGGGAGCATCGGGGTGTGGAACTACGTGTGCCCCCAACTGGGTGGGATAGGGGTGTCCAGTCTAATG GTGTGTGGCTTTGTGGGGCTCTACTACAACGTCATCATCGGCTGGAGCATCTTCTACTTCTTCCAGTCCTTCCAGTACCCACTGCCATGGGCCGAATGCCCTATCAGGAGGAATGGATCATTAGCCA TCGTGGAGCCTGAGTGTGAGAAAAGCTCGGCCACCACCTACTTCTGGTACCGCCAGACTCTGAACACCACCAGCACCATCGCAGACAGCGGCGGCCTGAACGTCAAGATGACCCTGTCTCTGCTGGTGGCCTGGATCATCGTCTGCCTGGCTGTCATCAGAGGCATTGCGTCCTCCGGGAAG GTGATGTACTTCAGCTCGCTGTTTCCCTATGTGGTGCTCTTCTGTTTCCTGGTGAGAGGTTTGCTGTTGAAGGGTGCTGTTGATGGCATTGCACACATGTTCACTCCCAAG CTGGAGAAGATGCTGGAGCCCCAGGTGTGGAGGGAGGCAGCCACCCAGGTGTTCTTTGCCCTGGGCCTGGGCTTCGGTGGAGTGATTGCCTTCTCCAGCTACAACAAGATAGACAACAACTGCCACTTTGACGCCGTGCTCGTCTCCTTCATCAACTTTGTCACCTCCATCCTGGCTACTCTGGTGGTGTTTGCCGTTCTGGGCTTCAAGGCAAACCTCATGAACGAGAAGTGTGTCATGGA GAATGGAGAGAAGATCCTTGGCTACCTGAACTCTAACGTCCTGAGTCATGACCTCATTCCGCCACACGTGAACTTCTCCCAGCTGTCCACCGTAGACTACGCTGAGATATACGCCGTCATCAAGACGGTGAAGGAGGGCAGCTTCGCCGAGCTGAGCCTGGACCCCTGTGTCCTGGAGGATGAGCTTAACAAG TCTGTGCAAGGTACAGGCTTGGCTTTTATTGCCTTCACCGAGGCCATGACTCATTTCCCAGCCTCTCCCTTCTGGTCTGTCATGTTCTTCTTCATGCTCATCAACCTGGGCCTGGGCAGTATGATCGGCACCATGACAGGCATCACCACGCCGGTCCTCGACACCTACAAGGTCCAGAAGGAGCTCTTCACAG TGTGCTGCTGCATCATAGCCTTTTTCTGTGGCCTCCTCTTCGTCCAGCGCTCTGGGAACTACTTTGTCACCATGTTTGATGACTACTCCGCTGGTCTGCCtctcactgttgtggtcatcctggaGAATGTGTCAGTGGCCTGGATCTACGGCACCAAGAG GTTTATGCAGGACCTGGAGGACATGTTGGGTTTCCGGCCCCACGCCTTCTATTTCTACATGTGGAAGTACGTCTCCCCTTGTTGTCTCATCGTTCTCATCACAGCTACCGTTATCGAGATGGCCATCAGCCCGCCAGGGTACAATGCATGGGTAGAAGAACTG GCTCAGGAGCGTTTCCAGAGCTACCCTCCCTGGGCATTGGCCATGTGCTTCTCCCTCATTGTGGTGGCCATGCTTCCTCTCCCCGTCGTCTTCATCGCCCGCTATTTCAACCTGATGTCCGACGGCTCCAACAAGCTGTCTGTCTCCTATCGCAAGAGCATGATGAAGGACATCTCCAACCTGGAAGAGGTGGACGAGGCGCGCTCCATCCTGGGCAAAAACCCAGGAGAGACGCCCTCGCCTAAGCCCCCATCCCAAGCCTACCTCGGCCCCCCCGGCACCAACCCCCTGGAAAACCCTAACTCCCTGTCCCCCAACAGCTGCTACGGGACAAGCTACCAGAACGCCATCagcccaccacctccaccacccctatcacccccaccaccactgagTCCAACTCATGATCACTGTCCATCTTCTTCATGTCCCTCCCCTAGCCTGACCCTAGATCCCTAA